The sequence TTGTAGAGCGGCTGCGTGTTGACGATTTCGTCATCCAGCGTGTCGTCGAAGAAGAGCTGGGAGGTGACGTACTCGTTGCCGTTCACCCGGACGGTGAAGTGGATGTGGATGGTGCGGCTGCTGTACCAGCCGGGGAAGCAGGTATCGAACTCCACGCGGCCGTTCGCATCCGTCGTCTGCACGCCTCGGAACCAGCGCGCGGCCCGCGCCGTGGCATCGCCGGAGGTGCAGAAGTCGCTCGCGTCGTCGCCGGAGTAGAGGCCCTCGGGCGCGGCATGCCAGATGTCGACGGAGGCGCCCGGCACCGGCTGGCAGGCCTCGTTCACCACCAGGAACGCGATGCGCACCGGCAGGCCGTCATGGCCCTCGCTGATGTCCTTGCGCTCGAGGGTGTTCGCATAGCAGGGCCCCAGCGTCGCCTCGCACGTGAGGTTGCACGCGGTGCCGATGCCCGAGGCGAACGGATTGGGATACGCGGCGGCCATTGTCATCGCCGCGGTGCCACCGGTGGCCCACGCCGTGGCGGAGCCCGTGCCCGAGTCCGTCTCCGTGCCCGCGTCAGTCACAGGATCCGTGCCCGCGTCGGTGCCGGTGTCACCACCCGTGTCGTCCCCCTCGCCGCAGGCGATGACGAGACGTGCGAGTGGAAGGGCCGCGAGCGCCATGCCCATACCGCGCAGCACCTTCCGGCGCGTCACGACCTCCGCGATGGGGCTCTTCTTGGCATCGTTGTTCATCCAGGTCCTCCGGAGTGCCGGTTCAGTTCCACCCAGGCCTTCGGGCGTGACGCTGCTTGTCGCGGAAAGACCTTAAGGAAACCTTGAGGGCTTCCCGGCCCCAGGAGGACGACGGTCGGCTATCGTCTCCGGGCCATCAGCCGTGGACGGCGCCATGCGAATGAGAAGGCTCATGTGGGGACTCGGGGTGGTGTTGCTCGCGGCGGTGGGAGTGCTGGGGCTCAAGGCCTTCCGGACGTACCGCTACCAGGCGGCCGTGCTGCACCCCGCTCCCTCGTCCGCCGTGGTGCCCGAGGAACTGAAGGACCCGAGGCTGCGCGACGTGACGCTGACGACTCCGCGGGGGCTGGAGATTCGCGGATGGTACATACCGCCCACGCGCGGCTCGGCCATCGTCTTCCTGCACGGCTCACCGTCCACGCGACTCGACCTCGCGCGCGAGGCGGCGGCGCTGTCACGGCACGGGCATGGCGTGCTGCTCATCGACATGCCGGGCCACGGTGAGAGCCAGGGGCCGCCCACCTGGGGCGCCGAGCACCGTGCCGCGCTGGAGAGCGCGCTCGACTTCCTCTCACACCAGCCCGACGTGGATGCCTCGCGCATCGGCGTCTTCGGCTTCTCCATGGGCTGTGCGGTGGCGGTGCGCGTGGCCGCTGGCGACCAGCGCATCGCGGCCCTTGCGCTGGCTGGTGCCTATACGCGACTGGAGGACCAGCTCCGCTACGAGTTCCGCTCGTGGGGTCCTGTGACGTACCTGCCGGCCATCGCCGCCAATCGGGACGCGGGGCTACCGGTGGACGAGCTTCGCAACGAGGACTACGTGCCCCACCTATCGCCGAGGCCGGTGCTCTACATCGCGGGGACGGCGGACCAGGCTGTGCCGCCGTCCATGGCGGAGCGGCTCTACGCGCTCTCCGGCGAGCCGCGGGAGCTGTACCTCGTCCAGGGCGCGGGGCACGGGCACTACGCGGACGCGGGCGGAGACGCGTACCTCGCCAAGGTGTGCGCCTTCTTCGACAAGGCGCTGGCACCCCACGCATGAGACTCAGCCGAAGTTCGTGGTGATGAACTCGAGGATGAGGCTGGCCAGGTAGACCTGGGACCAGAGCGGCGTGAAGGTGTGGTCGGGGCCTTCCACCACCTCCATGCGGAAGTTGGGCTTGTGCGCGAGCCTCCGCCCGCGAGGCCCGAGGTAGCGCTCGATGACGTCCAGTCCACCGTCGTTGGCGCTGTACACGAGCAGGGACTTCACACCCCGGTCCACGAGGTCGGAGAAGGAGCGACGGACGGCCAGGTGCTCGCGCTGCTCGGAGCCCTGGAGCGGACCGGGCAGCGGCAACGTCTGGGCGCGCTTCACGGCGCGGGAGAGGAGCTCGCGCGCGATGCGGCGCACCTGGATTTCCCCTCGCAGTAGGCGGCGCCACGTTTCCTTGCGGAGGACGGCGCCGCGGTAGAAGCGCGTGGACTTGAAGGACGTCTCGTAGGCGGGCCGCTGCTCGCGCTGCTTGATGACGAGCGAGTCGCCCGTCCGCCAGACGAACGTCTGCGGGTTGATGAGGACCTGACCCGCGACGCGCTCGTCCTGGACGCTCGCGTGGAATGTGAGGAACGCGCCGGAGCACAGTGAGGCGACCACGTAGCGCCGCATCCCGTAGGCGTTGCCCAGCCAATCCATGGCCTCCTGGATGTCGCGGACGGAGGCCTTCGAGTACAGCGGGTGCTCACGCCCACCCGGAGCGGGCGGGCTGTCGCCGACGCCAGCGATGTCGAGCCGCATCGCTACATAGCCCCGGCCCGCCAGCTCGCGAGACAGCGTCACGTGCATCCGGTTGGGACCGGTGCGGTGGTTGGCGCCCACCGAGACGAACAGCACGCCCACCCGGTTCGGGGAAGGCGGTTCCGAGGAAGGCTCGGCGACGATGCCGAAGAGTCGCCCGTCCTTCCCGAAGCGCACCGCCCGCTCTCGCACCACGGCCCCACCGGGAGCAACGCAGGCCAGGACGCTTTCAGATGCACCCGCGGCGGCGGAAGTCGCCTTCGACGCGGGAGCGGAATCCTCGGCGGCATCCGCGTTGCGCAGCCACTCCACCATCGTGCCGAGCGCCGCCTCCGGCAGTTCCGTGAACTCCGCATCCCGCATCGCGGCGGAGTAGCCCGGAACCGATGGCACGGAGACCTCCACGCCACAGGCCGTCAGGTGCTTCGAAATCTGGGCCTCCGCGCCGGGCAGGTCATCCCGCCCGATGAGCAACGCCCGTCGCACCGCGCGCGTCGGAGCATCCAGTGGTCGAAGACCCGACAGATTCTCCGCCGTGTCAGGACGCAGCAGGTACCCCGCAATCTCCTCGCCCGGCGTGGGGGTCTCGCGCGGAGGACCGACGGAGTCCTTCTCCTTGAGCTGCCGGAACGCGCGCAGCTCGCGCACGTAGGTACGGCCCGTGGCCGGAGCGGCCCACAGCATCAGGGCCCGCACGTCCTCGCGCTCCGACGCCGTGGTGAGCGCGAACAGTCCGCCCAGCCTCAAGCCGAAGAGACAGACATTCGAAAATCCCGAGCGCCGCTTCAGCTCGTCGATGGCGGTGCCGATGCTCGCGCGCCAGGTCGCAACACGGTCCGGCTCGTCGTCGTAGCCACTCGAATCACCGGTGCCGTCGTAGTCGAAGCGAAGGACCGGGAAGCCGGCATCGGCGAGCCGGGCCGCGAGGTGGCGGTACGTGCGGTGCGCCGGCATTGCCTCGTAGCCGAGCGGGTTGCACAACACGACGCCCAGGTGGCGTGGCGTCATCTCGCGAGGAGCGTGGTACCAGCCGAAGAGGCGGCGCACCTCGGGACCAAAGGCGATGGCCTGGGGCAGGCTGCTCTCCGTGACACCGGGCTCCGGAACCACGACGGAAGCCTGTCGCGCGACGTTGACGCTCATGAATGAAGACCCTCTCAGGGGCTGGCCGCCTCGGCGGGGGCCAGCTCGATGCGCACCGGTGTGGCGGCGTTCAGCGCGTGGACGAAACCACGGAACGCGCGAGCGGATGGACGTGGCCGCAGGACCACTGTTCGCTCATCGCCAGGTGCGAGGTGGAAGTAGTTGTCGTCCGGCACGTGGCCGGGAGTCTCGAAGGAAACGGCCTGAACGAACCGCTTCGAGCGAAGGCGCACGGTATGGCTGCCATCCGCGCCGGGGAAGGCCACCGCCTCCAGCCCGACGTCCCCACGCCGCGAAGCCATGGCCGCGTGCGCGAAGTGGAAAGCGCGCTGCAACAGCCGGCCGGAGGCCCGCTCGAACAGCGAGGCCACCGCCAGTTCATGCCCCGGAGGGCCGAAGCGGTACGCATACGTCGAGTCCACGAAGTGGCCCGCCATCGCCTCGGCGGAGAGCTTCACTCCGCCGCG comes from Pyxidicoccus parkwaysis and encodes:
- a CDS encoding dioxygenase family protein, which encodes MNNDAKKSPIAEVVTRRKVLRGMGMALAALPLARLVIACGEGDDTGGDTGTDAGTDPVTDAGTETDSGTGSATAWATGGTAAMTMAAAYPNPFASGIGTACNLTCEATLGPCYANTLERKDISEGHDGLPVRIAFLVVNEACQPVPGASVDIWHAAPEGLYSGDDASDFCTSGDATARAARWFRGVQTTDANGRVEFDTCFPGWYSSRTIHIHFTVRVNGNEYVTSQLFFDDTLDDEIVNTQPLYNARGPRDTTNSNDSVISADSVADYVFQTQRMADGAMLAWKTLVIRSSLDAATCAVPGGSGGPGGPPPGGDGGMGPPPGWDGGMPPPRPDAG
- a CDS encoding alpha/beta hydrolase — translated: MWGLGVVLLAAVGVLGLKAFRTYRYQAAVLHPAPSSAVVPEELKDPRLRDVTLTTPRGLEIRGWYIPPTRGSAIVFLHGSPSTRLDLAREAAALSRHGHGVLLIDMPGHGESQGPPTWGAEHRAALESALDFLSHQPDVDASRIGVFGFSMGCAVAVRVAAGDQRIAALALAGAYTRLEDQLRYEFRSWGPVTYLPAIAANRDAGLPVDELRNEDYVPHLSPRPVLYIAGTADQAVPPSMAERLYALSGEPRELYLVQGAGHGHYADAGGDAYLAKVCAFFDKALAPHA
- a CDS encoding alpha/beta fold hydrolase; translated protein: MSVNVARQASVVVPEPGVTESSLPQAIAFGPEVRRLFGWYHAPREMTPRHLGVVLCNPLGYEAMPAHRTYRHLAARLADAGFPVLRFDYDGTGDSSGYDDEPDRVATWRASIGTAIDELKRRSGFSNVCLFGLRLGGLFALTTASEREDVRALMLWAAPATGRTYVRELRAFRQLKEKDSVGPPRETPTPGEEIAGYLLRPDTAENLSGLRPLDAPTRAVRRALLIGRDDLPGAEAQISKHLTACGVEVSVPSVPGYSAAMRDAEFTELPEAALGTMVEWLRNADAAEDSAPASKATSAAAGASESVLACVAPGGAVVRERAVRFGKDGRLFGIVAEPSSEPPSPNRVGVLFVSVGANHRTGPNRMHVTLSRELAGRGYVAMRLDIAGVGDSPPAPGGREHPLYSKASVRDIQEAMDWLGNAYGMRRYVVASLCSGAFLTFHASVQDERVAGQVLINPQTFVWRTGDSLVIKQREQRPAYETSFKSTRFYRGAVLRKETWRRLLRGEIQVRRIARELLSRAVKRAQTLPLPGPLQGSEQREHLAVRRSFSDLVDRGVKSLLVYSANDGGLDVIERYLGPRGRRLAHKPNFRMEVVEGPDHTFTPLWSQVYLASLILEFITTNFG